Within the Gossypium raimondii isolate GPD5lz chromosome 12, ASM2569854v1, whole genome shotgun sequence genome, the region AGGTGTTGACGGAGAAGTTGTAGTGGAGAAGACTAGAAAGCTCGATTGGAAAATTGGCTACAATGCAATGTCTGGAAGATATGAAGATCTAATCAACGCGGGAGTTATAGATCCTTGTCGAGTTTCAAGGTGTGCCTTACAAAGTGCTGTCTCTGTTGCTGGGGTAGTTCTAACCACTCAAGCTATAATGGTAGACAAAATAAAGACACCCAAGCCAGTTGTCCCTCTTGTCCCAGGAATTAGTCCTTGAATAAAAGGGAATAAAACGGAGTAAAAGAAGATAGTGGTAGGTTAAAGCTGAAGAAGAAGCCAGCAAAAGCTGTATTTGCAATGGTTGAAACCAAGCTGTAAACTGGTTGGCTTGGTTCTCGAGAACCAAAATGGATTTTACCATGTGAGCCTCAAATACCATGGTGTACGAGTGCCTACTGAATTGCTTCCTTGTAGCTGCAGTACGTTGTATTTTTCCTGCATCCCCCGCAGCCAGCAGCTCAATTTATTTAGCTGtttgtaaattttatcataaagtAATGTAATAGAAACGTCCTGAAACGAGATGAATGTGAATGTTCATTCCATTGGCGTTGAGAATGGCATTGTTGTTATTGAATGCATTGCAGGGTACATGAAAAGCGGGTGGTTCACTTGGTAGCCTCTCTCATGCCATTTTTCGTTATAATGTTTTCTGGTTTTACAGAGCTACGTTTCATTGTCTTCTTAGTGTTAAAAACCATTTCCTGGCATTCAAAGGGTAAATTCAGTTCTTTTAACAGGATAGGCCTATGGACAATAGATTTAATATGATCATTTGACACATTGCAGGAATGTTCTCTTTACTTCTTTCGACTGAAAGGCAATATTTATGTATACACACGCTGTATATGACTATCGGTTATTTCTTGCTGTGAAGTTGTTTGAAACACTAACATACAAACTTGATTATAGGTTGAGAATAAACAACTTCCAACCAGCTGAGAAGTGCATAATCAAAGTTGTGAAATGCACTTTAAGAGCATATACTTCCATTCAACGAAGATGATGCCTGCAAAATTAAAGATCATGGTTTTTTAGGTAGAGATTCTAAGTAAAACAGAAttgattttaaacaaaaaagaacTGAGCAAAGTAGAACCTGAGAGTTTCTTTGGTTCCTCGTCGAACTTTGCAACGGATTGTTGGGAGCCCAAGGCGCTGGTGAGCTTCATACCGATGACAACCAGAGAAACCTGTACAATTATAATACATGTAAGTTCTACCCTCCATgtgtttgatatattatatagtaTCCATGGGATATGTTCCTTTATCTCAGTCTTCTTCTATGGTCTTCGTTTTCTTTTGATGATTACTTCCAAAAGCAGCCAACAATAGAGTGGTTTAAAATTTAGGAAATTAAGTACATTAGCATTGAGCACATACCATAGTAAACTCCATCAACTTCAAGCACATCGATCTGCAATTGCATATTATcagcaaaaaacaaaaaagactTGGTTTCAACAAATAGTAGTTTAGTATTTACATGATAAAAGCACACAAGTAATTAGAAAATAAGGAATTAAATTCATAAGGAAAATCCTATTATTATACATCTATGTACCATTGATGTAAACCAGATCCAGTATCTTATACTTTGTCCAGGTCAAAGTATCCTGGACCTTTGACTCTTATATACTGGGATTCAGACTCAGGTGCGTGTAAACGGATACTTGGAAGATAGACTCAAGGTGATTATTAGTGATCAGGGAAGTATATATCCTAGAATTGTTCTTTAAAGCATTCTAAGCCATTGCATTTACGTACTGAAAGCAAACaagaaaccaaaaagaaagGGTTACAGGCACTTGAAGTCCAATTTGTCGAATGCTGTCCATGAGTTCCTGGACTTTGTTAGGATCATTTGATCTGGTGCGCATTAGGGGTCTCCTAATCTTATCAAGTGGAAGCTCCAAGATCATTGGCCCCCCATTTTGTGAGCCACTACCCGGAGGAGCCccttttttcattcaattccaACAAACAAGAACCAAATCAAATACTTGTACAATTGTGAAATGCTAAATACTATTATGCCAACATCAGTAATCCCAAGGCTATTCCTTTGGAAAAGATATGATCTCATTAAAAATGTTGGAAAACAGAGAAAAGTTGAGTACCGTTTGACGAAGAATGAACGGAGAAGCTTCTCAAGTTGCCGGTGGGCAGTCGCAGAACAAAGCTGGCCATTGTTTTTTAGCCTCTCAGTCTCAGTTGTAGGTGTTGCCTTGTTGAAATGCCTTTTAGTCTTTTACCCATCCCAGCAAGAAACATAGAATTTAATCAGAGCCACACAAAAATGtccaaaaaaaatcagaacCACACCAACTTGTTAAGCTTCTGTTATTGGAGTGGCCCAAAAACATTGAATAGCCCAGATCAGGCCTATCATCAGAACCAACCCCAGTTAGCGATTACTTTTCTGTGTTCACTTTCACAGTTTTCCCTTTTAGTAAAAACACTTGGGAGAAGCAGAAAATGATATCAGCCCAAAAATCTATGGCTGCTTTCacctctttctcttttcttcggTACTCTTTTATctgtttatattttgttaatgttaAGGACAGAGTGATAAAGTATTGATTCTGGGTATTTGATTTGGACAGTAATTATGCAACGACTGGAAGGATTGTTGCAATTGTGAGAGCCTCACCACGACTCTCTTCTTCTCCCACCTCCATCAATTTTCTAACACCAAATCACTCACGCaggtatttttcttttctttttatttggtttggAAGTTCTCTTATTTCGGCATTCATTGATGATTACTATTATTCTTTTCGTTGTCAGTTGGCTGATCAACGAAATGGGGGTAGAGAGAAGGTTTAATTGGGTTctaattatagttttttttggtAGTCTAGCCAGCCAGAGAAGTGAAGAAGAGCTGTACAGAttatatgttgaatttttattggcCTTTCTTGATACCTTCGAATCACTCTTTGTAGATATCTATGTCGTGCTAGTCCTACACATGATGAAGAGGCTGCGGCAAAGGCAGCTGCAATCAATGCTGATAATGGAGCTCCAACCATGTATGTATCATCCTTAACACCCTGCTTTGAATTCACATTCCAGTTCTAGCCTGGAATTTGTTATGTATTATGTTGTTGGACCTATATCCGTTTGGGATTTCATCTCCCTCTTAATACGagtttcaggaaaaaaaaatcataacttTGGGAATAACTTGAGTTTTAAGCAAgctatttgtaattttgtattgCTAAAATTTAGACAGAATTGGCTCTGCTGATAACTTCTCTATGAGATATTGAAGAACGGGGTCACATTGATTCTGCTGTTTATCATTGTACTGGTTGTTGATTCTTTTTTCCCTTCCCATTCAGATTTGACAAGATCATAGCTAAGGAAATTCCTTCAACCATCGTGTATGAAGATGATAAAGTCTTAGCATTCAAAGACATCAGTCCGCAGGCTCCTGTTCATGTTTTGGTGATTCCAAAGTTTAGGGATGGGTTGACACAGCTTGGGAAGGTGTGTTCTAGGCCTGTTATCtatctaatttgttttatttctgtTGTATAACCTGGCTGGACTGAATGTGAATTTTTCTGTTTGAATTGATTAAGTTTA harbors:
- the LOC105763059 gene encoding sulfiredoxin, chloroplastic/mitochondrial yields the protein MASFVLRLPTGNLRSFSVHSSSNGAPPGSGSQNGGPMILELPLDKIRRPLMRTRSNDPNKVQELMDSIRQIGLQVPIDVLEVDGVYYGFSGCHRYEAHQRLGLPTIRCKVRRGTKETLRHHLR
- the LOC105763058 gene encoding 14 kDa zinc-binding protein is translated as MISAQKSMAAFTSFSFLRNYATTGRIVAIVRASPRLSSSPTSINFLTPNHSRRYLCRASPTHDEEAAAKAAAINADNGAPTIFDKIIAKEIPSTIVYEDDKVLAFKDISPQAPVHVLVIPKFRDGLTQLGKAEQRHGEILGQLLYAARIVAEKEGILDGFRVVINNGPSACQSVYHLHLHVLGGRQMKWPPG